The following are encoded together in the Raineyella sp. LH-20 genome:
- a CDS encoding LLM class flavin-dependent oxidoreductase — protein sequence MLDINWFLPTYGDSRGIVGGGHGQPARTASKDRPATLSYLSRIATAADDLGFEGLLVPTGAWCEDAWVTAAMLAGITERIKFLIALRPGAISPTLAAQMAATFQWQSGGRLLLNVVTGGESHEQRAYGDHEDKASRYARCDEFLRIVHQLWESDQPVSFRGAYFDIEDATLQRRPDPRPPLYFGGSSGPAGPVFADNCDVYLTWGEPPAAVRRKVEWIRGLAEERGRTVEFGIRLHVITRDTSAAAWAEAQRLLDGVSPEQIARVQAGLRRSESEGQRRMLDLNQGTKDGLEVSPNLWAGVGLVRGGAGTALVGSHTEVADRLEEYAELGLTKFVLSGYPHLEEAYWFGEGVLPILEERGLWKHPGRAGAAPVSHVPFAAAL from the coding sequence ATGCTCGACATCAACTGGTTCCTGCCGACCTACGGAGACTCCCGCGGGATCGTCGGCGGCGGCCACGGGCAGCCGGCCCGGACCGCCTCGAAGGATCGCCCGGCCACCCTCAGCTACTTGTCCCGGATCGCCACCGCCGCCGACGACCTGGGCTTCGAGGGCCTGCTCGTGCCGACCGGCGCCTGGTGCGAGGACGCCTGGGTGACGGCCGCCATGCTCGCGGGCATCACCGAGCGGATCAAGTTCCTGATCGCCCTACGGCCCGGGGCGATCAGCCCTACCCTCGCCGCCCAGATGGCCGCCACCTTCCAGTGGCAGTCCGGGGGGCGGCTGCTGCTCAACGTGGTCACCGGCGGCGAGTCGCACGAACAGCGGGCCTACGGCGACCACGAGGACAAGGCGAGCCGGTACGCCCGCTGCGACGAGTTCCTGCGGATCGTGCACCAGCTCTGGGAGTCCGACCAGCCGGTCAGCTTCCGGGGCGCGTACTTCGACATCGAGGACGCCACCCTGCAGCGCCGGCCCGACCCGCGGCCACCGCTCTATTTCGGCGGATCCTCCGGGCCGGCGGGGCCTGTCTTCGCCGACAACTGCGACGTCTACCTGACCTGGGGCGAACCGCCCGCGGCGGTGCGGCGCAAGGTCGAGTGGATCCGTGGTCTCGCGGAGGAACGGGGCCGCACCGTGGAGTTCGGCATCCGGCTGCACGTGATCACCCGGGACACCTCGGCGGCGGCGTGGGCCGAGGCCCAGCGGCTGCTCGACGGTGTCTCCCCCGAGCAGATCGCCCGGGTGCAGGCAGGGCTCCGACGCTCCGAGTCCGAGGGACAGCGACGGATGCTGGACCTCAACCAGGGCACCAAGGACGGACTCGAGGTCTCCCCCAACCTGTGGGCGGGCGTCGGACTCGTCCGCGGCGGCGCCGGCACGGCGCTCGTCGGGTCGCACACCGAGGTCGCGGACCGACTCGAGGAGTACGCCGAGCTGGGCCTGACGAAGTTCGTGCTGAGCGGCTACCCGCATCTCGAGGAGGCCTACTGGTTCGGTGAGGGTGTCCTGCCGATCCTCGAGGAGCGCGGCCTGTGGAAGCACCCCGGCCGGGCCGGCGCCGCACCGGTCAGCCATGTACCGTTCGCTGCGGCGCTCTGA
- a CDS encoding Rrf2 family transcriptional regulator, which yields MNLSARTEYAVRAMVHLSTADPAEPITLDSVAQQEDLPRKFMEAIFADLRRAGLITSLRGSRGGYFLGRGADTITIGDIMRAVDGPLWEVRGLRPQDTEYRGATEHLPTLWVAVRASLRAVLDSTTLAQLTSGDFNQLVTDLTTDGDAWANH from the coding sequence GTGAACCTCTCTGCGCGCACCGAGTACGCCGTCCGCGCGATGGTGCACCTGTCGACCGCCGATCCGGCCGAGCCGATCACCCTGGACTCCGTCGCCCAGCAGGAGGACCTGCCCCGCAAGTTCATGGAGGCGATCTTCGCCGACCTGCGCCGAGCCGGTCTGATCACCAGCTTGCGCGGCTCCCGCGGCGGCTACTTCCTCGGGCGCGGCGCCGACACGATCACGATCGGCGACATCATGCGCGCCGTGGACGGCCCCCTCTGGGAGGTCCGGGGCCTGCGCCCGCAGGACACCGAGTACCGCGGCGCCACCGAGCACCTACCCACACTGTGGGTCGCCGTCCGGGCGTCGCTGCGGGCGGTCCTCGACTCGACCACGCTCGCGCAACTGACCAGCGGCGACTTCAACCAACTGGTCACCGACCTGACCACTGACGGGGACGCCTGGGCGAACCACTGA
- a CDS encoding SfnB family sulfur acquisition oxidoreductase translates to MTTTDIPPRTGQDAPTVPVLDADSARTIARGLAATYTDGAAHRDLHRELPATEIESLSASGLLALGVPTAFGGPGASAATVAEVLRILATADPNIAQIPHSHFVYLNLVRLAAPRDLQEEIFSAVLQGARLGNAQSELGGPTALSVTTRLSPDAAGGYRLTGRKGYATGALFATWIPVLAGLADTDEQVVAFVPRDAPGVTVIDDWDGIGQRTTASGQVHLEDVAVPAHRVISRARAVSGPYGYGAYAQLLHGAIDAGIAEGALAEAAAFVRTTARPHHEAAVARAVDDPLTIQRVGELEVRLRAATAQLRVAAEAVDAVQATPDEDLATEATLAVAALKILATEAALAAAEGGLEISGTRAAGRTYDYDRHWRNARTHTLHDPVRWKYQHLGRHRLTGERPPRTGTL, encoded by the coding sequence ATGACGACGACCGACATCCCGCCGAGGACCGGACAGGACGCGCCGACCGTTCCCGTCCTCGATGCGGACAGCGCACGGACGATCGCCCGGGGCCTCGCGGCGACGTACACGGACGGGGCGGCGCACCGTGACCTCCACCGGGAGCTCCCGGCAACGGAGATCGAGTCCCTGAGCGCCAGCGGCCTCCTGGCGCTGGGAGTCCCGACAGCCTTCGGCGGCCCCGGCGCCAGCGCCGCGACCGTGGCCGAGGTGCTCCGGATCCTGGCCACCGCCGATCCGAACATCGCCCAGATCCCTCACTCCCACTTCGTGTACCTCAACCTGGTGCGACTTGCCGCGCCACGAGACCTGCAGGAGGAGATCTTCTCCGCCGTGTTGCAGGGAGCCCGGCTCGGCAACGCCCAGTCCGAACTCGGTGGTCCGACCGCTCTCTCGGTCACCACCCGGCTCAGCCCGGACGCCGCCGGCGGCTACCGGCTGACCGGCCGCAAGGGCTACGCCACCGGCGCCTTGTTCGCGACCTGGATCCCGGTACTCGCCGGCCTGGCCGACACCGATGAACAGGTGGTCGCCTTCGTGCCTCGCGACGCCCCGGGCGTGACCGTGATCGACGACTGGGACGGCATCGGCCAGCGCACCACGGCCAGCGGCCAGGTGCACCTCGAGGACGTCGCCGTGCCCGCCCACCGGGTGATCAGCCGCGCTCGTGCAGTGTCCGGACCGTACGGCTACGGGGCGTACGCCCAGTTGTTGCACGGCGCCATTGACGCCGGGATCGCGGAGGGGGCACTGGCCGAGGCGGCGGCGTTCGTCCGGACGACGGCGCGCCCGCATCACGAGGCCGCGGTGGCACGCGCCGTCGACGACCCCCTCACCATCCAGCGGGTGGGCGAGCTCGAGGTGCGACTCCGCGCCGCCACGGCCCAACTGCGAGTGGCCGCCGAGGCGGTCGACGCCGTGCAGGCGACCCCGGACGAAGACCTGGCCACCGAGGCGACCCTGGCGGTCGCGGCACTCAAGATCCTCGCCACCGAGGCGGCCCTGGCGGCGGCCGAGGGCGGCTTGGAGATCTCCGGCACCCGCGCCGCGGGACGTACGTACGACTATGACCGGCACTGGCGCAACGCCCGCACCCACACGCTGCACGACCCGGTGCGCTGGAAGTACCAGCACCTCGGCAGACACCGGCTCACCGGCGAACGACCGCCACGCACCGGGACGCTGTGA
- a CDS encoding MetQ/NlpA family ABC transporter substrate-binding protein, producing the protein MPKPIALLKAAVVAVSLALLTACSAGNATEPKAAGLPTDLKTVRIGVSDGAEPYWQVYARAVKEQTGVTVEFQNFSDYNQPNPALDQKQLDLNEFQHLQYLATYNVKNGKSLQPIGSTAIYPLPLYSKKHHSLAEIPSGGQIAVPNDPTNLSRSLVVLEQAGLITVRGGANSTSTPAEIDPSASRVKVVPVDAKVTAQNLDSLDGAIVNNNYATAASLSQDLILAKDDPTAEASAAYLNAFVARPEDKDNPTLLKIAAIYHDPTVQEAVRKDLGSGTFLKEDPAALQASLATIQQRIASKQ; encoded by the coding sequence ATGCCCAAGCCCATCGCCCTGCTGAAGGCCGCCGTCGTCGCCGTGTCCCTGGCGCTGCTCACCGCCTGCAGCGCCGGGAACGCCACCGAGCCCAAGGCCGCGGGCCTGCCCACCGACCTGAAGACCGTCAGGATCGGCGTCTCCGACGGAGCGGAGCCCTACTGGCAGGTCTACGCCCGCGCCGTGAAAGAGCAGACCGGCGTCACCGTCGAGTTCCAGAACTTCTCCGACTACAACCAGCCCAATCCGGCGCTGGACCAGAAGCAGCTCGACCTCAACGAGTTCCAGCACCTGCAGTACCTGGCCACGTACAACGTGAAGAACGGCAAGTCCCTCCAGCCGATCGGCTCGACCGCCATCTACCCGCTGCCGCTGTACTCGAAGAAGCACCACAGTCTCGCCGAGATCCCCAGCGGGGGGCAGATCGCCGTGCCCAACGACCCGACCAACCTGTCGCGCTCCCTCGTCGTCCTGGAGCAGGCGGGCCTGATCACGGTCAGGGGCGGCGCCAATTCGACCTCCACGCCGGCCGAGATCGACCCGTCGGCCTCCCGGGTGAAGGTCGTCCCGGTCGACGCCAAGGTCACCGCCCAGAACCTCGACTCGCTGGACGGCGCCATCGTGAACAACAACTACGCCACGGCGGCCAGCCTCTCCCAGGACCTCATCCTCGCGAAGGACGACCCGACCGCCGAGGCCTCCGCGGCGTACCTCAACGCTTTCGTGGCGCGACCGGAGGACAAGGACAACCCGACCCTGCTGAAGATCGCGGCGATCTACCACGATCCGACGGTCCAGGAAGCCGTCCGCAAGGATTTGGGGTCCGGAACCTTCCTCAAGGAGGACCCGGCCGCCCTCCAGGCCAGCCTGGCGACGATCCAGCAGCGCATCGCATCCAAGCAGTGA
- a CDS encoding LLM class flavin-dependent oxidoreductase, producing MTDRPARTPGREILFNAFDMNCVAHQSPGLWRHPDDRARTYTTLGYWTDLARTLERGLFDGLFLADVLGTYDVYGATNEGPLRTGAQVPVNDPILLVSAMAAVTEHLGFGVTAGTAYEHPYPFARRLATLDHLTEGRVGWNVVTGYLPSAAQNLGHRDQMSHDERYDHADEYLEVIYKLLEGSWEDDAVLDDGEKGFVDPAKVHAINHHGRWFDVPGIAITEPSPQRMPVVYQAGTSPRGVTFAGENAEAVFISSPTVGIMRDSVRKVRAAALAAGRDPQAIRVFAMNTIITAATDEEAWAKFEEYRRYADPEGALVLLSGWTGVDLSRFDLDEPVGNVESNAIRSAVETILGARREDGRPWTVRDFSEYIGVGGFGPILVGSGATVARRLAALQDETDVDGFNLAYAITPGTFEDIVEFVVPELQKLGRYKTAYTPGTLRHKLFGRGDRLPTEHRGSRFRIGGDLSTASDRLESITSQLAGIARP from the coding sequence ATGACCGACCGACCCGCCCGGACCCCCGGGCGCGAGATCCTCTTCAACGCGTTCGACATGAACTGCGTCGCCCATCAGTCCCCCGGCCTGTGGCGTCATCCCGACGACCGGGCCCGTACGTACACCACCCTCGGCTACTGGACCGACCTGGCCCGCACCCTCGAGCGGGGCCTGTTCGACGGCCTCTTCCTCGCCGATGTCCTCGGCACGTACGACGTGTACGGGGCGACCAACGAGGGTCCGCTGCGGACCGGCGCCCAGGTCCCGGTCAACGATCCGATCCTGCTGGTCTCGGCCATGGCAGCGGTCACCGAGCACCTCGGCTTCGGGGTGACGGCGGGCACGGCGTACGAGCACCCCTACCCGTTCGCCCGGCGCCTGGCGACCCTCGACCATCTCACCGAGGGCCGGGTCGGGTGGAACGTCGTCACCGGCTATCTCCCCTCCGCGGCACAGAACCTGGGTCACCGCGACCAGATGTCCCACGACGAGCGCTACGACCATGCCGACGAGTACCTCGAGGTGATCTACAAGCTGCTCGAGGGCTCCTGGGAGGACGACGCGGTGCTCGACGACGGCGAGAAGGGGTTCGTCGACCCGGCGAAGGTCCACGCGATCAACCACCACGGCCGCTGGTTCGACGTGCCCGGCATCGCGATCACCGAGCCGAGCCCACAGCGGATGCCGGTCGTCTACCAGGCAGGCACCTCGCCACGGGGCGTGACATTCGCCGGCGAGAACGCGGAGGCCGTCTTCATCAGCTCACCGACCGTCGGCATCATGCGCGACAGCGTCCGGAAGGTCCGGGCCGCCGCCCTGGCGGCCGGACGGGACCCGCAGGCCATCCGGGTCTTCGCCATGAACACGATCATCACGGCCGCGACCGATGAGGAGGCGTGGGCGAAGTTCGAGGAGTACCGCCGCTACGCCGATCCGGAGGGTGCGCTGGTGCTGCTGTCCGGATGGACCGGGGTCGACCTGTCACGGTTCGACCTGGACGAGCCGGTCGGCAACGTGGAGTCCAACGCCATCCGGTCGGCGGTGGAGACCATCCTCGGCGCCCGGCGGGAGGACGGCCGTCCGTGGACGGTCCGGGACTTCAGCGAGTACATCGGTGTGGGCGGATTCGGACCGATCCTCGTCGGCTCGGGAGCCACCGTGGCCCGCAGGCTGGCTGCGCTGCAGGACGAGACCGACGTCGACGGCTTCAACCTGGCGTACGCCATCACGCCCGGCACGTTCGAGGACATCGTCGAGTTCGTGGTGCCGGAGCTGCAGAAGCTCGGGCGCTACAAGACCGCCTACACCCCCGGAACGCTGCGTCACAAGCTGTTCGGACGCGGCGACCGGCTGCCGACGGAGCATCGCGGCAGCCGGTTCCGGATCGGCGGCGACCTGTCCACCGCCTCGGACCGCCTGGAGTCGATCACCTCCCAGCTCGCCGGGATCGCCCGACCCTGA
- a CDS encoding NtaA/DmoA family FMN-dependent monooxygenase (This protein belongs to a clade of FMN-dependent monooxygenases, within a broader family of flavin-dependent oxidoreductases, the luciferase-like monooxygenase (LMM) family, some of whose members use coenzyme F420 rather than FMN.), giving the protein MADHPLAFNAFLMNTPSHIHHGQWRHPDAHQVEFNDLRFWVDLARTLEQGLFDAMFFADVTGLYGPADGRFADNVTEGLQIPSNDPAVLLSALALATEHIGLAYTSNIMQNPPFNFARQISTLDHLTGGRVAWNIVTSTQENAARNFDLPGLVDHDARYDWADEYLDVLYKLWEGSWDEDAVVLDRVGNRYADPAKVHKIHHRSARYSVEGPHLVAPSPQRTPLLFQAGGSARGIAFAARHAEAVFITTPDPDVAREHIATTRRLATELGRRPDDLRFFQGLTFVVGEDQAEVEAKLADYEAYASVLGYQLHTALGTLPDGSHLPDDTPLRAIANNGGRGHVDWVSATVDGREPTLGDLVNSRVRRGLVSGTPEQIADVLADYRDAGVDGINVINWRLPGTYEEFNRLLLPTLQRRGLAKLAYAPGTLRHRIFGTDRLPDRHPAARYRGAYAGN; this is encoded by the coding sequence ATGGCCGACCACCCTCTCGCCTTCAACGCCTTCCTGATGAACACTCCCAGCCACATCCACCACGGACAGTGGCGTCACCCCGACGCGCACCAGGTCGAGTTCAACGACCTGCGGTTCTGGGTCGATCTGGCCCGTACGCTCGAGCAGGGTCTCTTCGACGCGATGTTCTTCGCCGACGTCACCGGCCTCTACGGGCCTGCGGACGGCCGATTCGCCGACAACGTGACCGAGGGTCTGCAGATCCCGTCCAACGACCCCGCGGTGCTGCTCAGCGCGCTGGCGCTGGCCACCGAGCACATCGGCCTGGCCTACACGTCGAACATCATGCAGAACCCGCCGTTCAACTTCGCCCGGCAGATCTCCACCCTCGACCACCTCACCGGTGGACGGGTGGCCTGGAACATCGTCACCTCCACCCAGGAGAACGCGGCGCGCAACTTCGACCTGCCCGGCCTGGTGGACCACGACGCTCGCTATGACTGGGCCGATGAGTACCTCGACGTGCTCTACAAGCTCTGGGAGGGATCCTGGGACGAGGACGCGGTCGTGCTGGATCGGGTGGGCAATCGTTACGCCGACCCGGCGAAGGTGCACAAGATCCACCACCGCAGTGCGCGGTACAGCGTCGAGGGGCCGCATCTGGTCGCACCGTCGCCGCAGCGCACTCCGCTGCTCTTCCAGGCGGGCGGATCAGCTCGGGGCATCGCCTTCGCGGCTCGTCATGCCGAGGCCGTCTTCATCACCACTCCGGATCCTGACGTCGCCCGGGAGCACATCGCCACCACGCGACGCCTGGCCACCGAGCTGGGCCGACGGCCCGACGACCTGCGCTTCTTCCAGGGCCTGACCTTCGTCGTCGGCGAGGATCAGGCCGAGGTCGAGGCCAAGTTGGCCGACTACGAGGCGTACGCGTCGGTCCTCGGCTACCAGCTGCACACCGCCCTCGGGACACTGCCGGACGGCTCGCACCTGCCCGACGACACCCCGCTGCGGGCGATCGCCAACAACGGCGGGCGCGGGCACGTCGACTGGGTGAGCGCGACCGTCGACGGCCGCGAACCCACCCTGGGCGACCTGGTGAACAGCCGGGTGCGCCGCGGACTGGTCAGCGGCACCCCCGAGCAGATCGCCGACGTCCTCGCCGACTACCGCGACGCCGGCGTGGACGGCATCAACGTCATCAACTGGCGCCTGCCCGGCACGTACGAGGAGTTCAACCGCCTGCTGCTGCCCACGCTCCAGCGTCGTGGCCTGGCCAAGCTGGCGTACGCGCCGGGCACCCTGCGCCACAGGATCTTCGGGACCGACCGGCTCCCCGATCGCCACCCGGCCGCCCGCTACCGCGGCGCGTACGCCGGCAACTGA
- the ssuE gene encoding NADPH-dependent FMN reductase, whose translation MTQLLTVSGSPSATSRGNALARLVGTQLTGEGHHVDHLSVRDLPADALLHADFGDPAIRASQDAVAGADGLVIVTPVYKASFSGALKAWLDLLPQAALDGKTVLPLATSGSLAHALALDYALRPVLQALGARHVVQSHLVTDTQITVQPDGTVRLHESAVERLDAAVEAFSAALPYVSAAA comes from the coding sequence ATGACCCAGCTGCTCACCGTCTCCGGCAGTCCGTCGGCCACCTCCCGCGGAAACGCCCTCGCCCGGCTCGTCGGCACCCAGCTGACCGGCGAAGGCCACCACGTGGACCACCTCTCCGTCCGGGACCTGCCGGCCGACGCGCTGCTGCACGCCGACTTCGGAGATCCGGCCATCCGGGCGAGCCAAGACGCAGTCGCCGGGGCCGACGGCCTGGTCATCGTCACACCGGTCTACAAGGCCTCCTTCTCCGGAGCCCTCAAGGCCTGGCTGGACCTGCTGCCGCAGGCGGCGCTCGACGGCAAGACCGTGCTGCCACTGGCGACCAGCGGCTCACTCGCCCACGCTCTGGCCCTCGACTACGCCCTGCGGCCGGTACTCCAGGCCCTCGGCGCCCGCCACGTCGTGCAGAGCCACCTCGTCACCGACACCCAGATCACGGTCCAGCCGGACGGCACCGTACGCCTGCACGAATCGGCCGTCGAACGGCTCGACGCCGCCGTCGAGGCGTTCTCCGCCGCCCTGCCGTACGTCTCCGCCGCCGCCTGA
- a CDS encoding acyl-CoA dehydrogenase family protein has translation MTEILQTPLTTDQLRAHFAPVLARIHAGAVDRERDRTLPFDEIRELAAVGFGRLRIPADRGGFGASFEQLVEVLIDVATADSNIAQALRGHIGFVEDVLVSPDADFRAFWIQEIAAGALVGNAETEKTGNYGNPSTRVVETDGRFLLSGTKYYTTGTLYSDWTRVTAELVGADGDTTLIHLAARTDDPGVTTVDDWDGFGQRLTASGTTTFVDVPVDPRFFVPLGSQQTLIWPIYQIDLLAGLVGIAEAATAEIIAFLRQKGRNAWNPTVAPTQDPAALHAVGSVRGRTGLVRAAVVEAARRIGSALDQHQAGHLDEAVFDDVDAYVAQLWPVVIEDVLRITSEIFEVGGASATASGRQLDRLWRNARTIGSNNPGFHQTLAVGDHALNGVPVSAFIHNALAPIPPVLTAPAPTA, from the coding sequence ATGACCGAGATCCTGCAGACCCCGCTCACCACCGACCAGCTGCGGGCGCACTTCGCGCCGGTGCTGGCGCGCATCCACGCCGGTGCGGTCGACCGGGAACGGGACCGGACCCTGCCGTTCGACGAGATCCGTGAGCTGGCCGCCGTCGGCTTCGGCCGGCTGAGGATCCCGGCCGACCGGGGTGGCTTCGGCGCCTCCTTCGAGCAGCTCGTCGAGGTGCTGATCGACGTCGCGACCGCCGACAGCAACATCGCCCAGGCACTGCGCGGCCACATCGGATTCGTCGAGGACGTGCTGGTGTCGCCGGACGCGGACTTCCGGGCGTTCTGGATCCAGGAGATCGCGGCCGGAGCCCTGGTCGGCAACGCGGAGACGGAGAAGACCGGCAACTACGGCAATCCCTCCACCCGGGTGGTCGAGACCGACGGCCGATTCCTGCTGAGCGGCACAAAGTACTACACCACCGGGACCCTCTACTCCGACTGGACACGGGTCACCGCGGAGTTGGTCGGCGCGGACGGCGACACCACCCTGATCCATCTCGCGGCCAGGACGGACGACCCGGGTGTCACCACCGTGGACGACTGGGACGGTTTCGGGCAGCGGCTCACTGCCTCGGGCACCACGACCTTCGTCGACGTGCCGGTCGACCCCCGGTTCTTCGTGCCGCTCGGCAGCCAACAGACCCTCATCTGGCCGATCTACCAGATCGACCTGCTGGCGGGCCTGGTCGGCATCGCCGAGGCGGCGACGGCCGAGATCATCGCTTTCCTCCGGCAGAAGGGCCGCAACGCCTGGAACCCGACCGTCGCCCCCACCCAGGACCCGGCCGCCCTGCACGCTGTGGGCTCCGTCCGGGGCCGCACCGGCCTGGTGCGCGCCGCCGTCGTCGAGGCGGCCCGTCGGATCGGCAGCGCCCTCGACCAGCACCAGGCCGGGCACCTGGACGAGGCCGTCTTCGATGACGTCGATGCGTACGTCGCGCAGTTGTGGCCGGTCGTCATCGAGGACGTCCTGCGGATCACCTCCGAGATCTTCGAGGTCGGCGGCGCCTCGGCGACGGCCAGCGGACGGCAGCTGGACCGGCTGTGGCGCAACGCCCGCACGATCGGCTCGAACAACCCCGGCTTCCACCAGACCCTGGCCGTGGGCGACCACGCGCTGAACGGCGTCCCGGTGAGCGCCTTCATCCACAATGCGCTGGCCCCGATCCCACCGGTCCTGACGGCCCCGGCGCCCACCGCCTGA
- a CDS encoding acyl-CoA dehydrogenase family protein, translating to MTAQLRRLTGPAPRPALLAAAQRLIPVFNELAAGAVAREADHVIDHDAIDRLRAAGYTTLRIPTEFGGAGLGLAEFYPFVIELGTADPNLVQALRAHLLCVEQLLVAPQDERRARWLHRIGAGAVVGNAVTEVDNRAGQVTTRVSHDGDAYRLDGTKYYSTGSLYADWIQVHAEDEEGRSVWAFVPSDAPGVTMTDDWDGFGQRLTASGTTVFTGVPVAADEVVPSPYSTAASHAQALAQSVHLANLAGIAQSIVRDATAYVAGRTRSYSHANTPLPRHDPQVQQVIGELSAAAYAARAVFLAFVDELAEVQHRVAAGIATDDDYTAIDISAYQAQLAIAPSVLRAATQLFEVGGASQTSRARGLDRHWRNARVLAQHNPLIYRARLAGSHLLNGGHRAVQYTVGTAPGAGAAAATATTSSSAAAAAPDSGFPVGS from the coding sequence ATGACCGCACAGCTCCGCCGCCTCACCGGCCCCGCCCCTCGCCCCGCGCTGCTGGCCGCGGCACAGCGCCTGATCCCGGTGTTCAACGAGCTCGCCGCCGGCGCCGTCGCCCGGGAAGCCGACCACGTGATCGACCACGACGCGATCGACCGGCTCCGCGCCGCCGGCTACACCACCCTGCGGATCCCGACGGAGTTCGGCGGGGCCGGCCTCGGACTGGCGGAGTTCTACCCCTTCGTCATCGAGCTCGGCACCGCCGATCCCAACCTGGTGCAGGCCCTGCGGGCCCATCTGCTGTGCGTCGAACAGCTTCTGGTCGCTCCGCAGGACGAACGACGCGCCCGGTGGTTGCACCGGATCGGGGCCGGAGCGGTGGTCGGCAACGCCGTCACCGAGGTCGACAACCGGGCCGGTCAGGTCACCACCCGGGTGTCCCACGACGGCGACGCCTACCGGCTGGACGGAACGAAGTACTACAGCACCGGAAGTCTGTACGCCGACTGGATCCAGGTCCATGCCGAGGACGAGGAGGGGCGCAGCGTGTGGGCCTTCGTCCCGTCGGACGCGCCCGGCGTCACGATGACGGACGACTGGGACGGCTTCGGCCAGCGACTGACGGCGTCCGGCACGACAGTCTTCACCGGCGTCCCGGTCGCCGCCGACGAGGTCGTGCCGAGCCCCTACAGCACGGCGGCGAGCCACGCCCAGGCGCTGGCCCAGTCCGTCCACCTGGCCAACCTCGCCGGGATCGCACAGTCGATCGTCCGCGACGCCACGGCGTACGTGGCCGGCCGGACCCGTTCCTACAGCCACGCGAACACCCCATTGCCGCGACACGACCCCCAGGTGCAACAGGTCATCGGCGAGCTGTCGGCCGCCGCGTACGCGGCGCGCGCGGTCTTCCTGGCGTTCGTCGACGAGTTGGCCGAGGTCCAGCACCGCGTGGCGGCGGGCATCGCGACCGACGACGACTACACGGCGATCGACATCAGCGCCTACCAGGCCCAGCTCGCCATCGCGCCGAGTGTGCTGCGCGCCGCGACCCAGCTGTTCGAGGTCGGCGGCGCCTCGCAGACCAGCAGGGCGCGCGGACTGGACCGGCACTGGCGCAACGCGCGGGTCCTGGCCCAACACAACCCGCTCATCTACCGTGCCCGGCTCGCCGGATCGCACCTGCTCAACGGCGGCCATCGCGCCGTCCAGTACACGGTCGGGACCGCCCCCGGTGCGGGCGCGGCTGCGGCTACGGCTACGACCAGCAGCAGCGCTGCGGCCGCCGCCCCGGACAGCGGGTTCCCGGTCGGCAGCTGA